The genomic region CGGACTCGTAAAGGACTTTGCTATCCACGTGCGCTCCCATTCCGCGAGGTCTTGGTCCCGCGCGCCATAGCGACGATGCCGGTGCGCGTCAACTCGTCGATGCCGTATTCGGCGATTACGTCCAGGAATCGGTCGATTGTCTCGGAAACTCCCGTGATCTGGACAATCATGCTGTCTCGGCCAACGTCCACGATCTCGCCGTGGAAGATGCTGGCAATGTCGGCCAGGCCGGGTCGGTCCTCCGGCGACACGCGCACGCGCACCAGCGCCGTCTCCGTCTGCACGGCGGACACGTCGGTGAGATCGCGGACCGTGATGACCTCCACCAGCTTGTAGAGCTGCTTCTCAAACTGCTTGACCTCGTCGTCCGTGCCTCGGACCTCGATGGTCATGCGGGAATAGCCCGGCTCTTCGCAATTCCCGACGGCCAGGCTGGCGATGTTGAATCCGCGCCGGCGGAACATGCTGGCCACGCGGGTGAGGACACCTGGATGGTCGGCCACCATGGCCACGAGCGTGTGGCTGCGGCTGGTTCCGTTCATCGCGGGTCCTCGATCACGCTGCGGACGCCGGTGCCCGGCACGATCATGGGATAGACGTTCTCGACGCGGTCGACGTGCACGTCCAGCACGACCGGTCCGTCGTAGGCGTGGGCGTCGGCGATGGCTTCGTGCAGCTCGTCGCGCGAGCTCACCGAGACGCCGCGCAGGCCGAACGCTTCGGCCACCTTGGCGAAGTCGGGATTGTCGAGGAACGCGCCCATGTAGCGGCCTTCGTAGAAGAACTGCTGCCACTGGCGAATCATGCCCAGGTGCGCGTTGTTGAGGATGGCGACCTTGACCGGGATCTTCTCCGCGGCCAGCGTGTTGAACTCCTGGATGTTGATCAGCAGGCCGCCGTCGCCGGTGACGCACCAGACGGGCTCGCCGGGCGCGCCCATCTGCACGCCCATGGCCGCGGGCAGGGCGTAGCCCATCGGGCCAAGGCCCCCGGCGCTGAAGAAGCGGCGCGGCTTCTCATACCAGAAGTGCTGCGAGGCCCACATTTGGTTCTGGCCCACGTCGGCGATGACGCGCGCATCGCCGCCCGAAGCGTCGTAGATCGACCGCACGACCTCCTGCGGCAGCACCGTGTCGGGGCTGTCGGGAATGTCGAGCGAGGGGTGGTTCTCGCGCCACTCGTTGAGCTGCGCGATCCACGGGCGCCGCTCGCGATGCTCGATGAGCGGATTCAAGGCCTGGAGGGTGAGCTTGAGATCGCCCACGATCGGCACCTCGGTGTCGAGCACCTTGCCGATCTCAGCCGGATCGACGTCGATGTGCACGACCTTGGCGTTGGGGCCGAACTCGTCGACCTTGCCCACGGCGCGGTCGTCGAAACGCACGCCCAACCCGATGATGCAGTCGGTCTCGCCCATGGCGAAGTTGGCATAGGCCAACCCGTGCATGCCGAGCATGCCGAAGGACAGCGGGTGGGTCTCGGGGAAGCCGCCGA from Chloroflexota bacterium harbors:
- the ilvB gene encoding biosynthetic-type acetolactate synthase large subunit, with the translated sequence MTASESNGSTNGAVPARSGGQVICEAILAEDIDVIFGMPGGASLPFYDSLYHYQDRIRHVLARHEQGAGFAANGYARATGKVGVATSTSGPGATNLVTSMANDHMDSVPVVYITGQVARPAIGSDAFQETDITGISIPITKHNYLVMHADELPRVMAEAFYLAKSGRPGPVVVDVPKDVFLEETTVPAPDRVNLRGYRPVRAGNLKMVRRAAEVINASERPMIMAGHGVDISGAAPELFELATGGNVPVVTTLHGVGGFPETHPLSFGMLGMHGLAYANFAMGETDCIIGLGVRFDDRAVGKVDEFGPNAKVVHIDVDPAEIGKVLDTEVPIVGDLKLTLQALNPLIEHRERRPWIAQLNEWRENHPSLDIPDSPDTVLPQEVVRSIYDASGGDARVIADVGQNQMWASQHFWYEKPRRFFSAGGLGPMGYALPAAMGVQMGAPGEPVWCVTGDGGLLINIQEFNTLAAEKIPVKVAILNNAHLGMIRQWQQFFYEGRYMGAFLDNPDFAKVAEAFGLRGVSVSSRDELHEAIADAHAYDGPVVLDVHVDRVENVYPMIVPGTGVRSVIEDPR
- the ilvN gene encoding acetolactate synthase small subunit; translated protein: MNGTSRSHTLVAMVADHPGVLTRVASMFRRRGFNIASLAVGNCEEPGYSRMTIEVRGTDDEVKQFEKQLYKLVEVITVRDLTDVSAVQTETALVRVRVSPEDRPGLADIASIFHGEIVDVGRDSMIVQITGVSETIDRFLDVIAEYGIDELTRTGIVAMARGTKTSRNGSARG